The following nucleotide sequence is from Roseivirga sp. BDSF3-8.
TTCAGTTCATTAGTAAGTACCTTCAGTTCGTAAAGGTTCTGCCCCGCCTGCGTCAGGCGCACCACTACTGATACTACCGCCAGCCCCACCAGTCCGTAAAAGGGCACCACTATAAATACCAGCACCAGGTTCACCACCGAGGTGATCAGCACGATGCGCGTCACCAGCTTATTCTTGCGGGCAATGATAAACTGCTTGGTAGAAAATGACCCGATGGAGGCCAGGAAGATAAGCGCGCTGATGATCTGCAGCACTGTCACCGACTGAGGCACCACCTCACCGGCCACTACCAGCACAATCCACTCGCTCAGCACCAGGCAGAAGAGTGAACCCGCCAGCCCGGCCCCCAGCACGATAATGGCCGACTGCTTCAGCATGCGTTCATAGGCTCCCTTGCTTTTGCGGTACGCCTGAGACAGGCGTGGGTAGAGCACCTGGTTAAGGATGTCCACAAACGAGATAGCCGCCGATATCACCTTGCCCGCAATGGCATAGTACCCTACAATCAGTTCATTCGTAAAGAAGCCCAGGATCAGGATATTCGTTGAGTTGTACAAGTTCACAAACAAGCGCGACAGGAAGAGGTACCAGCCCTCCACCAGGTAATACTTCAGCATTACCGGGCGCAGTCCTGTAATGCGCAGGCTGAATTTTCTGAAAATAAAATACAGTGCCGCCACCCCTGAGATAAAGGCTGAGCCCGAGAAAAGAATAGGGTACCACAGGTAATCAGCCTTCGTCTGAATCAGCCAGAACACCCCTGCAGCAAACAGCACCTTACTCACAACCATGCTCAGCGTCGCATACTTCATCTGCTCATAGGCCTGAAAGACCCAGGGCACATACAGCGTTTCCCCGATCAGGGCGCTAAGGAACAGCACGTGAAAGAGCCACTCCTTCTGGAACACAGGCACCGCAAAGATCACCACCGTCCCCACCGCCAGTGACGCCGCCAGCAGCAGCAGCCGTATCCACATAATGTGGCTGAATACCGACAGGCTGCGTGGCTTATTGGCCTGGAACTGCACCAGGTCACGCGCCCCCACCAGGCTCAGGCCATACTCCACCACTATCCGGAAGTAAGCCACCAGGCTACCGCTAAAGGCAATAAGGCCCGCCATCTCTACCCCCAGCACCCGTACCAGGTAAGGGTATATCAGCAGAGGGATCAGCGTATTGAGAATATTGATACCTGAGAAAGACAAAAAATTCTCGATCAGCTTTTTTCTTCCTCCGGGCTTTTTCCCTGAAGGGGTCTTTTCATGTACATCAGTATCCTTTCTCATCCCGCATTTTCCTCCCCGGCAGAGCCCCTGTAGCGCCCCACCACCCGCTTATAAAAGCTGCGGTCACCCACAAATAGCACCCCCGCCACATTATATAGCACCAGGGTCACCAGTACGATGCCGAAGGGTAGTCCGAAGGCCGAACGATGAAACGATTGCATAAGAGGCACAAAGATAAGGTAAGCCCCCACAAACAAAATTGAGTACCCCTTAAGGCTTGCCCGCCTGCGCTCCGCCCAAAACAGGAGGCACCCCACCAGAAAGTATACAGGCAATACCCCTAAAAAGCCAAAGTTCCAGTAGGCCTCCAGCACGCTCGAAAAGCCCGTACCCGCTATGCGCGACCGTTTCGCCTCCGATTCATAAAACATGTCCCGGAAGCGGTACGTGATAGTAGGCGGCTTTTCAAAGGGTAGCAGGAACCGCGGCACAGGCACCAGTACCGCCCCCAGGTAGCTTTCCCCGTAAAGGCGCTGCTCGCCCACCTCTTTTTCCCGCAGCCTGAACCGCGTGAAGTTCAGAAAAGCCGCGCCAAATTCATTGTACGCCGGGTTCAGCTTCTCGTAGCGCTCCGGCCTGCTCAGTTCACGCATCATCCGCTCCGTATCACCCGTTTTTATCGCTATCGCTATCTGCGCCCTCGCCACAAAGAGAAAAGCCAGCAGAAAGTACCCCACCAGCGCCAGCGAGATCACAGGCAGCCCCACACTCCGCTTGTATCTGAGAAAGGTAAAGCCGATGATAAATGACAGCGCCCACCCAAGCAATGGCCCTCGCCGGCCCAGCACCACGTAGATCAGCATCACCGGCAGAATACTCACCACAAAGGCCAGAAATTTTTTATTCAGCACCATGCGCCACAGCTTACCATCATAATAGCCCACCAGCCCGAAGCCCAGGCACGCAAATGCCAGGTGCGCCATAAAGGCCGAGGGAATCGTAATAAAGAGGTCTGAGGTAGCCTCCTGGTACACCGCCTTGCCCTGCAGCAGTACGGAGGTGCCTCCTGCACGCAGCAGGTTCACCACCTCCCCCGCACTTGCCCCTGCTGCCAGCAGTATGGCCAATATCAGCATACGTCGCGTATAACGCCCTGCCGGCAGAGGGCTGTGGCCTCCATGCCGGTTGGCGATTACCACAAAGGGTAGGGAAAACGCCAGCAGGGCCAGCGATACCTGGTAGATAAATTCCGCCGTTACAGGAAGTGTTGCCTCGCCGAAGTAGCCCTCAGGCTCCACCCCCTGCACCACCGTTATCGGCGCCGTGTAGTTATACAGGAAGAAAAAGACCAGAAAGAGAACAGCCAGCGTATTGTAGCCTTTCACCGAATGCTTGATCAGGAGAAAGGCAAGGGCATAGGCCACTACCGCCAGCAACAGCGCAGGCAGAGGCAGCATAGCAGTCGCTGCCACGCAGGCCCCTGCCACCGCTACCAGCAGCATCGCAAATAGCATGAGGCTGTTAGGCGTTACCTTCATCCGGCCGTGGTCCTTCGTTCATCAGATAAAACAGCGCCGCAAAACTCCCGATAAAATACAGCCCCATCTGGCGGTCCAGCATGACCTCCGTAAGGCACTCCCCTGCCACCAGCAGCACAAAAAGAATCCAGAGCCAGCTCCTGTGGCGGTAAGCCCCTGCCAGCAGCACCCCCCATATTCCCACTAGCATCAGCACGCCCGGTACCCCATGGCGTATCATCGTCTCCAGGTACTGGCTGTGCGTATTGTAGCGATGCGCCAGCGCCTCTTCCATCCCCTTTTCCTCATACGTGGCAAACAGGTCCATCCGGCTGTCACCCGTGCCGCTCCCTGCCAGCGGGTGCTGCAGCGCCGTATCAAAACCCGCCATCCATATCTCCATGCGCGTATCCAGTGCCGTCTCAAAGCGGTTCACCAGATCATTTTGCACCATGTACGAGCCCTGAATGATAAAGTACGTGCCCGCCCCCAGCAGCAGCGACAGCCCCACAGTCACGTAACGGAAGCGCGGTTTGCTTTTGAAAAAGTAAAAAATGGCAGAGAGCACCATCAGCCCCCCGAATACCAGCGTAGTCGTGCGCGCATTCATCATCAGAATATAAATGAACAGGAAGCCCGTCACCACCACATACCCCGAGGCACGCCCCATTTGGTTCCTTCGCATGCAGCCCAGCCCCTCCCTCATCAAAAAGAAAAAGACCAGCACCAGGTACATAGAAAAGTACGCCGGGTGCAGCCGCACAAAGCGGTAGATGTTAGTCCCCCCCACATACTGCAGCGTATCCCGGTACGTGTACAAAGACATCCCCAGGCTATACACCGCCATCAGCACACAAGCCAGGGAAAACACATAAAAAGCCCGTATAGCGTCCACCCGCCTTATTTTCCCCGGAAACAGGTAGAAAAAAGGTATAGCCAGCAGCGTCATCTGCCGCCTCATCAGTGACCAGGCTTCCGCCGTATCGTCTGAATAAGCTATGCCCGCCAGCTTCCAAAGTATAAACAGGAGTAAGGCGGCTATGAAGGAGCCGCCTGTGATGTGTAAGGGCCGCGTGTAGCGGGCCGTAAGCAGCCCGCTTACCCCCAGTATGGCCAGCAGGATATTAGGGAGTGCCGGCGAAAAAACCAGCAGTGCAGGAAATAAAACAGCGGATAACCTGTGTATAAAGATTATCCGCCGTGTCACAGCGTCCGGTAATCCGGCAGGGCTCATACCTTAAAGTACTCCCTGTACCAGTCCACAAAATTCTGAATACCCGTATCTATCGACGTATTCGGCTTAAAGTTTACCGTGTTCATCAGGTCCTCCACGTCCGCAAAAGTAGCCGGCACGTCTCCGTCCTGCAGGGGCATCATGTTCTTTTTCGCTTCTTTACCCAGCGCTTTTTCTATCGCTCCGATAAACTCCATAAGTTCCACCGGCTGGTTATTACCGATATTAAATACCCGGTATGGGGCAAAGCTCGTCGCCGTGTCAGGCTTATCGCCGTCCCAGTCATTATTTGGCTCCGCTATCGCAGGTATCAGGCGGTACACACCCTCCACTATATCATCCACATACGTAAAGTCACGGCGCATCTTACCGTGGTTATACACATCGATCGCGCGGTCTTCCAGTATCGCCTTCGTAAACAGGAACAGCGCCATATCCGGACGCCCCCACGGGCCATACACCGTAAAGAAGCGAAGCCCCGTCGTAGGTACGCCAAACAGGTGCGAGTACGTATGCGCCATCAGTTCGTTAGATTTCTTCGTCGCCGCATACAGAGACACCGGGTGGTCCACCGAGTCATGCACGCTAAACGGCATGCTCGTATTCGCCCCGTATACCGAGCTGCTGCTCGCATACACCAGGTGCTTCACAGGGTTATGGCGGCAAGCCTCCAGTATGTTCAGAAAGCCCGTGATGTTACTGTCCACATATACATAAGGGTTCTCCAGGCTGTAGCGTACTCCCGCCTGCGCGGCCAGGTTCACCACATAGTCAGGTTGGCGCTCCGCAAATACGGCGTCAATCCCCTGTTTGTCCTTCAGGTCTACCTTATGAAAATGAAAGGAGTCGTAGGCTTTAAGCTTGTCCAGCCGGGCGTGTTTCAGGTTCACATCATAGTAATCATTGATGTTGTCCAGCCCGATCACCGTAAAGCCGTTTTCCAGTAGTTTTTTAGAAAGGTGGTAACCTATGAAGCCCGCGGCTCCTGTTACCAGTATTTTTTCGTCTGCCTTGATGGTGTAATTGCTCATTACTCTTATCTGTTACAGGCGCGCATGTGCTACTTCACGCGGCAGGAATGATTTTATGTCGTAAATAATGGCGTCGTTGTTCTTCAGCTTCTCAAAGTCCAGTTCGCCAAACTCCTTATGGGCCACTGCCAGCACCACCCCGTCGTAGGTGTCCGTATCACCCGGCTTATCTACCAGCGTCAGGCCATATTCGTCCTTCACCTCTTTGGCATCGGCCAGCGGATCATACACAGATACCTCCACACCGAAGCTCTCCAGCTCCCGGATGATGTCTATCACCCGGCTGTTGCGTATGTCCGGGCAGTTCTCCTTAAACGTAATGCCCAGTACCAGCACCCTGGAGCCCTTGATACCCTTGCCTGCATGTGCCATCAGCTTCACCATTTTGCTGGATACATGCACCCCCATATTATCATTGATACGGCGGCCCGCCAGTATCACCTCAGGGTGGTAGCCCACCCCTCCCGCCTTATAAGTCAGGTAATACGGGTCCACCCCTATACAGTGGCCACCTACCAAACCCGGGCGGAAAGGCAGGAAGTTCCATTTTGTACCTGCAGCTTCCAGTACCTCAGTAGTATCTATGTCCAGGCGGTCAAAGATCAGAGAGAGCTCATTTACAAAGGCGATATTTATATCACGCTGAGCATTTTCGATCACCTTCGCCGCTTCCGCCACCTTTATGCTCGACGCCAGGTGAGTACCCGCCTGTATGATGCTTTTGTAGAGCGCGTCCACCTCCTTAGCAATCTCCGGCGTGCTGCCACTCGTCACTTTTTTAATAGTCGTCACCTTGTGCTCCTTATCTCCCGGGTTTATACGCTCGGGCGAGTAGCCGCAGTAGAAGTCCTCATTATACCTGAGGCCACTTTTAGCCTCCAGTATCGGCACACAGTCCTCTTCCGTGCAGCCAGGGTACACCGTAGACTCATAGATCACGATGTCCCCTTTGCCAAGTACACTGCCTACCGTTTCCGAAGCCTTGCGTAGCGGCGTCAGGTCAGGCTGCTTATACTCATCTATCGGTGTAGGCACCGTCACTATGTAGATGTCGCATTCCTTCAGGTCCGCAATGCTCGAGCTATACCTCAGCTTAGTGCTGCTCTTTAGCTCCTCTGCAGTCGTTTCATTAGTCCTGTCGTATGCGCCTTCCAGCTCTTTTATGCGGTCCTGGTTTATATCAAAACCTGTGGTCTCGTAAGTTTTACCAAACTCAACTGCCAGTGGTAGTCCCACATAACCGAGTCCTATGACACCGATTTTTTTCATAATATCTACTGATTCTCAATAGGATAAGTATCCTTAAAAAATTTTTGGGCAAAACTAGTCATTATTACGCGAAAAAAACGCGCAAATAGCCTATCCTTTATTACGGGCCATTTTTACCCCCTACGGCAGGTAAAAAGCAATCGTTTTTCTCAGGCCGCTCTCAAAATCCTCCTCCGGTTCCCAGCCCAGTTCATTACGTATCTTAGAGGCATCTATCGCATAGCGCCTGTCATGCCCCGGGCGGTCCGTCACAAAACGTATCAGCTCCTCATAGCTTTTACCATCCCCGCGAGGCTTCATCTCGTCCAGCAGCCTGCAAATGGTACGGCAAAGCACAATGTTCTGCTGCTCGTTCTCAGCCCCTATATTGTACGTCTCCCCGTTGCGGCCCCCGTGGTACACCTCATCTATTCCCTTGCAGTGGTCCAGCACATACAGCCAGTCGCGCACATTTTTACCATCACCATAAATAGGGATCGGCTCCAGGTTCACCGCCTTACGTATCACCACCGGTATCAGCTTTTCCGTATGCTGCTTTGGGCCATAGTTGTTAGAGCAGTTCGTCGTTACCACACTCAAACCATACGTATGGTAGTAGCTCCTCACCAGCATATCACTCGAAGCCTTGCTGGCACTGTACGGGCTGTTAGGCGAATACGGAGTCTCCTCTGTAAAGAGCCCCTCAGCCCCCAGCGAGCCATATACCTCATCCGTACTTATATGGTGAAAGCGGCAGCCCTCATAACCAGGTTTATAGGTAAATGGCCTCTCCATCCAGTAAGCCCGCGCCGCTTCCAGCAAGTAAAACGTCCCATTAATATTCGTAGTGATAAATGGCTCAGGACCCAGTATCGAGTTATCCACGTGTGACTCCGCCGCAAAGTGGATCACCCCACGTATGTCATACTGCCCAAACACGTGGCCCAGCATGGCCCCGTCACAGATGTCCCCCTGTATAAAGGTATACCTTGGGTGCTTCGCTACCTCCGATAAGTTCTCCGGGTTGCCTGCATAAGTCAGCTTATCCAGGTTCAGCACCGTATATTCCGGGTATTTTTCCAGAAAATAAGGTACAAAGTTAGAGCCGATAAATCCTGCTCCCCCCGTGATCAGTATATGCTTCATCCTATCTGCCATTACCATTTCTGTTCAATCACCTTGAGCAGGTACTCACCGTAGCCGCTTTTCAGCAGAGGCTGCGCCAGCCTCGTAAGCTGCTCAGCGTCTATGAACTTCATTTTATAAGCCACCTCTTCTATGCAGCCAATCTTCAGGTCCTGCCGCTCCTCTATAGCCTGTACAAAGGAGCCTGCCTGCATCATAGAGGCAAAAGTCCCCGTATCCAGCCAGGCCGTGCCCCGGGTAAAGATGCCCACATGCAGTTTGTCCTTTTCCAGGTAAGCCTTGTTTACGTCCGTGATCTCTATCTCACCCCGCTTACTCGGCTTCAGGTTCGCCGCTATATTCACCACCTCATTATCGTAAAAGTACAGCCCCGGTACCGCAAAGTTGCTTTTCGGCTCCTCAGGTTTCTCCTCTATCGAGATCACCTTCTGGTTGTCGTCAAACTCCACAACGCCGTAGCGGTGCGGATCGTGTACGTGGTAGGCAAATATCACCCCCCCGTCCGGGTCGTTATGGCCCTGAAGCAGCGTACGCATTCCTGCGCCATAAAAGATGTTATCCCCCAGTATCAGCGCTACCTTGTCATGGCCAATGAACTCCCTGCCCACGATAAAAGCATCTGCCAGGCCACGGGGTTCATCCTGTATCGCGTAGCTGAAGCTACAGCCCAGGTGGCTGCCGTCGCCCAGCAGCTTTTGAAAAAGCGGCTGGTCTTCCGGCGTCGATATGATCAGTATCTCGCGGATATTGCTCAGCATCAGCACCGACAGCGGATAGTAGATCATCGGCTTGTCGTATATCGGCATCAGTTGCTTGCTTATCGCCAGCGTGATGGGGCGTAGCCGGGTGCCGGATCCGCCGGCCAGTATGATTCCTTTCATGGGATTATGGTTGAATGTCCCGAATAGCTGAAGTTATACTCCGCATCCTTTAGCAGAGGCAGCTTTTTGTCTTTCTCCGAAATGATGATGTCCTCTTCCGCCACCCGCCAGTCTATATTAAGTACAGGATCGTTATAGTACAGGCCCCGTTCTTCTGCTGGTGTGTAAAACGCATCACATTTATAGATCACCTCCGCCTTTTCGCTCAGCACCACAAATCCGTGCGCAAAGCCCTTTGGTACGAATATCTGCGTATGGTCTTCGTGGCTCATCTCCAGCGTGTAAGACTTGCCAAAGGTAGGCGAGTCACGGCGCAGGTCCACCACCACATCCACGATCCGGCCATGCAGCACACGCACCAGCTTGGCCTGTCCGTACGGCTCCAGCTGGTAGTGCAGGCCGCGCATCACCCCAAAGTGGCTCGTGCTCTGGTTATCTTGCACAAACGTGATGTCTATACCTGTCAGGTCCCTGAACGTCCGGTAATTGAACGCCTCATAAAAATACCCCCTGTGATCCTCCAGGATACGGGGTTTTACTAAGAATAGACCGGGGAATTCCGTCTTAATTATTTGCATAAATAATGAGCGGCAGAGGTTTTTCTCGCCTGCAAAATTAAAAACAATTTGGTAAATGCCGCTGAATCACCGCCATACTGTAATATAATGATGGAATCTAGGGCGGTGTACTAGAGATAAATTCCTATTTTTGCACCGCAAAATCGCTAGAGAATGTCTGATTTTCAACGTCCAACGCAGCCTCCTCATTCCGATGAGATAGACATCCGCAGCTTCTTCAGAAGCATACGAAGAGGCCTTGCAAGCCTCGGCCGCCGGTTTGTCGCCCTGCTTGCCCTTATCCGCCGCACTTCCGTCAGGCACAAGGGCATGCTTATCACCCTCTTCCTTATAGGCATCGCCATCGGTGTAGGGTTTTCCTTTATTAAGAAAGACACCTACTCCTCTTCCATCATGCTGCGCTCCTCCCTCTTTACCCCAAGGGTAATCACCAGCCTCGTAAGCCGGCTTGATGAAATGGCCGACCGGCCCCGTCAACTCGCCGCCGAGCTCAACATCTCACCCGAAGAAGCCGCCACTATCCGAGGCTTTTCCGTACAGGCCGTATTCGAGCCCGTTTCACTGGAGTTTCAGAACCTCGTTAAGAAAAGACTCAGGTCTGATATAGAAGAAGACCCCTCCCTTACAGACAATATCGAGGCCATGACTACCGGCGACACATACCTTATTTACGTCACAGCTACCAATGTCGAGGTCATCCGTAGCCTCGATCAGCAACTGCCCGCCTTTTTCCAGCGCTCACCCTACTTCAGCAAGCGCATGGCCCTCCTCAAGCGCCAGGAGCAGCAGCTCGCCCAGCGGCTCGAAAAAGACCTTGCCAGCCTCGACAGCCTCAAGAGTGCCATTATCGCCAGTATCCGCAACACCCCCGCAGGGCAGGGAGCAGGCTTCGTCCTTACCGATAATAGGATAGATGAAACGCGCTACTCCACCCTCTTTCAGGATGCCGACTACCTCTACCGGAAAAAACTCCAGGCAGACCTCGCCGCAGAAGTCCCCGCCATAGAAGTTATTCAGCCTTTTGGTAACTACGCCCCCCTCTTCAGCGTATCCAAACCTGTATATGCCCTGCTCGGGGGAATCATCTTCCTCGCCATCGGCTATCTGCTATTACTGTTGAAGGGGCTTAACCGCTACCTCATCCGCTACGACCAGAAGCGAAATAACCCTGCATGAGCCACCTTAAGGCAAATACACTCACATCCGAAGTCTCCGCCCTCATACGGAAAGAGCTCCTGCTTGAGTGGCGGCAGAAGTACGCCCTCAATGGCCTCCTGCTGTACATTGTCAGCACCGTACTCGTCTGCTACCTCAGCTTCAACGTTACCCTTGGCAGTACCAGCCCCATCACCTGGAATACCCTCTTCTGGATCATCATCCTCTTCACCGCCGTCAATGCCGTCAGCAAGAGCTTTTCACAAGAGAGAGAGGGGCGCCAGCTTTACTACTACACACTCGCAAGTCCGCAAGGAATTATTATTGCGAAGATATTGTATAACTCACTGTTATTAGCTGTCATATCACTCCTGGGCTACCTCGTGTACTCAGTCGTGTTAGGCAATCCCGTGCAGGACCATACCCTCTTTTTGGTAAACATCCTGCTCGGCGCCATAGGCTTTAGCTGCACCCTCACCATGGTGGCAGGTATCGCCGCCAAGGCAGAGAACAACGCCACCCTGATGGCCGTATTGAGCTTTCCCGTAATTTTACCCATGCTCATACTCATCATCAGCATATCCAAAAATGCAATGGATGGCCTCCATCTCTCCTCCAGCTATGACGATATGATTACCCTTGCCGCCGTCGATGCCATCGTGGTGGTGCTGTCTTTATTACTGTTTCCTTATTTGTGGAGGAGTTGACATGAAAAAACACTGGTGGAAAATTCTCGCCGTCGCCCTGCTGGCCTACACCCTTATAGGCGGCCTCCTTATGGAAGTGCCCCGGCTCGTTATTCTCAATGAGACCATACGCGGCCTCTACTTTCACGTACCCATGTGGTTCGGCATGATCTTCCTGCTGCTCGCATCAGTCGTCTACGCCATTAAGTACCTGCGTAGCGGAGACCCCGCCCATGACCTTAAGAGCGTCGAGTTTGCCAACATAGGCGTTACCTTCGGCGTCCTCGGCATCATTACCGGCATGGTATGGGCCCAGTACACCTGGGGCGAGTGGTGGAGCGGAGACCCCAAGCAAAACTCAGCCGCCATTGGCCTCCTCATTTACTTTGCCTATTTCGTACTCCGTTCCTCCTTTACAGACGAGCAGCAAAAAGCCCGCGTAAGCAGCATCTATAGCATCTTTGCCTTCTTTGCCCTTATCGCATTGCTCTTTATACTGCCCCGTATGCAGGACAGCCTCCACCCAGGTAACGGCGGCAACCCCGGCTTCAATGCCTATGACATGGACAGCAAGCTCCGCATGGTCTTTTATCCCGCCGTCATCGGCTGGACCCTGCTCGGCGTCTGGTTCAGCACCCTGCGCATACGTACCCGTAACCTCATATTAACTACTCAAGAAGAATACTGATGAAAAGAGTACTGTTCATTCTGTTGCTCGCTTTCGCCGCATTTGCCGCCTCTCCTGCCCAGGCCCGACAGGCAGAAAAGCAGGAGATCACCGCCGGTGATTATACCAACACCGGGGTACCCATGGCAGACCGCATGCGGGAAGATGGTAAAATATATGTCGTCGTAGCCATCATTGCCGTCATCTTTGCCGGTATCATAGCCTATGCCGTAAATATTGACCGGAAAGTAAGCCGGCTGGAAAAGGAAATAGGCACATCCCGTAAAGTCGCGGAAAATGCCTGATTCCGGGAAATTTTAATTCTGTTTCCCTTGTTATTACCTTGCAAAAAAATTCACAGGCTCATATGAAAGTCACGCATATAATCGGTATCGCAGTCATAGCAGTGGCCATCATGGTCATCATCTCCGTTTCCGGTAATGCCAGTAGCTATGTCACATTCAAAGAGGCACGTTCCCTCTCCGACACAGGCAGCGACAACTCCATCCACATCGTAGGCGAACTCAAAAAGGACGCCACCGGACAGATCGTAGGCATACAGGAGAGCCCTTCCAAGCTCAGTTTCTCTTTTGTCATGATCGATGAAAACCAGGACGAGCAAAAGGTCTACTTCGGTGAGCCCGTGCCGCCCGATTTCACCAAATCCGAAAAAGTAGTCGTCGTAGGGTCTTATAAGAACGAAGCCTTCGTGGCCGATAAGATCCTCCTCAAGTGTCCTTCCAAATACCAGGAAGACGTCGTTATCACTTCATCTAACAACTAAGACAATCCCCCCGCCCACGCCGGGCGGGCCTTGTTTCATAGCCTATGGTACATCTGCTCATTGGCCAGCTAGGGCATCTTGCGGTCATTATTGCCTTCGTCGCCGGTCTGTTTTCCTTCTTTAGTTTCTTCAGGGGTGCCTCTTCAGACCACCCCGAGCTGCAGCAGGGATTTAATAAGACAGGCCGCGTCATCTTCTATATACACAGCGCCGCCGTCTTCCTGGTCGTAGGCAGCCTTTTTGGCATTATCT
It contains:
- a CDS encoding NAD-dependent epimerase, which encodes MSNYTIKADEKILVTGAAGFIGYHLSKKLLENGFTVIGLDNINDYYDVNLKHARLDKLKAYDSFHFHKVDLKDKQGIDAVFAERQPDYVVNLAAQAGVRYSLENPYVYVDSNITGFLNILEACRHNPVKHLVYASSSSVYGANTSMPFSVHDSVDHPVSLYAATKKSNELMAHTYSHLFGVPTTGLRFFTVYGPWGRPDMALFLFTKAILEDRAIDVYNHGKMRRDFTYVDDIVEGVYRLIPAIAEPNNDWDGDKPDTATSFAPYRVFNIGNNQPVELMEFIGAIEKALGKEAKKNMMPLQDGDVPATFADVEDLMNTVNFKPNTSIDTGIQNFVDWYREYFKV
- the tviB gene encoding Vi polysaccharide biosynthesis UDP-N-acetylglucosamine C-6 dehydrogenase TviB; this encodes MKKIGVIGLGYVGLPLAVEFGKTYETTGFDINQDRIKELEGAYDRTNETTAEELKSSTKLRYSSSIADLKECDIYIVTVPTPIDEYKQPDLTPLRKASETVGSVLGKGDIVIYESTVYPGCTEEDCVPILEAKSGLRYNEDFYCGYSPERINPGDKEHKVTTIKKVTSGSTPEIAKEVDALYKSIIQAGTHLASSIKVAEAAKVIENAQRDINIAFVNELSLIFDRLDIDTTEVLEAAGTKWNFLPFRPGLVGGHCIGVDPYYLTYKAGGVGYHPEVILAGRRINDNMGVHVSSKMVKLMAHAGKGIKGSRVLVLGITFKENCPDIRNSRVIDIIRELESFGVEVSVYDPLADAKEVKDEYGLTLVDKPGDTDTYDGVVLAVAHKEFGELDFEKLKNNDAIIYDIKSFLPREVAHARL
- a CDS encoding flippase is translated as MRKDTDVHEKTPSGKKPGGRKKLIENFLSFSGINILNTLIPLLIYPYLVRVLGVEMAGLIAFSGSLVAYFRIVVEYGLSLVGARDLVQFQANKPRSLSVFSHIMWIRLLLLAASLAVGTVVIFAVPVFQKEWLFHVLFLSALIGETLYVPWVFQAYEQMKYATLSMVVSKVLFAAGVFWLIQTKADYLWYPILFSGSAFISGVAALYFIFRKFSLRITGLRPVMLKYYLVEGWYLFLSRLFVNLYNSTNILILGFFTNELIVGYYAIAGKVISAAISFVDILNQVLYPRLSQAYRKSKGAYERMLKQSAIIVLGAGLAGSLFCLVLSEWIVLVVAGEVVPQSVTVLQIISALIFLASIGSFSTKQFIIARKNKLVTRIVLITSVVNLVLVFIVVPFYGLVGLAVVSVVVRLTQAGQNLYELKVLTNELK
- a CDS encoding O-antigen polymerase — protein: MKVTPNSLMLFAMLLVAVAGACVAATAMLPLPALLLAVVAYALAFLLIKHSVKGYNTLAVLFLVFFFLYNYTAPITVVQGVEPEGYFGEATLPVTAEFIYQVSLALLAFSLPFVVIANRHGGHSPLPAGRYTRRMLILAILLAAGASAGEVVNLLRAGGTSVLLQGKAVYQEATSDLFITIPSAFMAHLAFACLGFGLVGYYDGKLWRMVLNKKFLAFVVSILPVMLIYVVLGRRGPLLGWALSFIIGFTFLRYKRSVGLPVISLALVGYFLLAFLFVARAQIAIAIKTGDTERMMRELSRPERYEKLNPAYNEFGAAFLNFTRFRLREKEVGEQRLYGESYLGAVLVPVPRFLLPFEKPPTITYRFRDMFYESEAKRSRIAGTGFSSVLEAYWNFGFLGVLPVYFLVGCLLFWAERRRASLKGYSILFVGAYLIFVPLMQSFHRSAFGLPFGIVLVTLVLYNVAGVLFVGDRSFYKRVVGRYRGSAGEENAG
- a CDS encoding O-antigen ligase family protein; its protein translation is MTRRIIFIHRLSAVLFPALLVFSPALPNILLAILGVSGLLTARYTRPLHITGGSFIAALLLFILWKLAGIAYSDDTAEAWSLMRRQMTLLAIPFFYLFPGKIRRVDAIRAFYVFSLACVLMAVYSLGMSLYTYRDTLQYVGGTNIYRFVRLHPAYFSMYLVLVFFFLMREGLGCMRRNQMGRASGYVVVTGFLFIYILMMNARTTTLVFGGLMVLSAIFYFFKSKPRFRYVTVGLSLLLGAGTYFIIQGSYMVQNDLVNRFETALDTRMEIWMAGFDTALQHPLAGSGTGDSRMDLFATYEEKGMEEALAHRYNTHSQYLETMIRHGVPGVLMLVGIWGVLLAGAYRHRSWLWILFVLLVAGECLTEVMLDRQMGLYFIGSFAALFYLMNEGPRPDEGNA
- the rfbB gene encoding dTDP-glucose 4,6-dehydratase codes for the protein MADRMKHILITGGAGFIGSNFVPYFLEKYPEYTVLNLDKLTYAGNPENLSEVAKHPRYTFIQGDICDGAMLGHVFGQYDIRGVIHFAAESHVDNSILGPEPFITTNINGTFYLLEAARAYWMERPFTYKPGYEGCRFHHISTDEVYGSLGAEGLFTEETPYSPNSPYSASKASSDMLVRSYYHTYGLSVVTTNCSNNYGPKQHTEKLIPVVIRKAVNLEPIPIYGDGKNVRDWLYVLDHCKGIDEVYHGGRNGETYNIGAENEQQNIVLCRTICRLLDEMKPRGDGKSYEELIRFVTDRPGHDRRYAIDASKIRNELGWEPEEDFESGLRKTIAFYLP
- the rfbA gene encoding glucose-1-phosphate thymidylyltransferase RfbA; translation: MKGIILAGGSGTRLRPITLAISKQLMPIYDKPMIYYPLSVLMLSNIREILIISTPEDQPLFQKLLGDGSHLGCSFSYAIQDEPRGLADAFIVGREFIGHDKVALILGDNIFYGAGMRTLLQGHNDPDGGVIFAYHVHDPHRYGVVEFDDNQKVISIEEKPEEPKSNFAVPGLYFYDNEVVNIAANLKPSKRGEIEITDVNKAYLEKDKLHVGIFTRGTAWLDTGTFASMMQAGSFVQAIEERQDLKIGCIEEVAYKMKFIDAEQLTRLAQPLLKSGYGEYLLKVIEQKW
- the rfbC gene encoding dTDP-4-dehydrorhamnose 3,5-epimerase; the encoded protein is MQIIKTEFPGLFLVKPRILEDHRGYFYEAFNYRTFRDLTGIDITFVQDNQSTSHFGVMRGLHYQLEPYGQAKLVRVLHGRIVDVVVDLRRDSPTFGKSYTLEMSHEDHTQIFVPKGFAHGFVVLSEKAEVIYKCDAFYTPAEERGLYYNDPVLNIDWRVAEEDIIISEKDKKLPLLKDAEYNFSYSGHSTIIP